The following is a genomic window from Lagenorhynchus albirostris chromosome 2, mLagAlb1.1, whole genome shotgun sequence.
GGGGGTATCATGTTGCCCACCTCCCACACACTGGTGCTGGGGAACACCAGCTTGAGGGGCGGCACCAGAGGACACCTTTGTCTGCAAACAAACCTGTCACCATTAAAGATGCCACTGGGGTATGTGCCCTTAGTCACAGGGGGCATCTTACTACCAGCACCACTGCCAAGGCTACCAGCACCACAGccctgggtggggggagaggcTGTGCCCTTCTCTCCCCCCACTGTTACCTTCGGGTACCTCACCACCGGGTCAGCGGGCAGAGGGCGGGTGGGGGGATTGGGTCGGTCAGCCAGCTCAGCCTGAACAGAGAGAGGGGCAGTGACTGTGAGAGAACAGCCAGGAGCAGTGGGCATGCAGTGGGTCTCCCGAGGGGTTCAGGTCAACATGCAAAGTCAGCCAGGGGGCAGGAGAGAACGGGGGCATGCGCAATGGGGCTTGAGTGCATGCCAGTAGATGCCTTAGGGGAGAAAGGTGTGGGTCACCTGTGGTGTCCCTGGCAGACTGCAGTCCCACCACTGACCACCAGATGGTGGTAGAAACCAAGGCAGGAGGCTCACCCTTTGCTACTTCTGGGGAGTGTCTGAAGGCTGAGGGGCACCCTGGTCCCCTAGTGAAAAGCGCCACTGGCAGGGAACAGGGGGGAGAACTGCAGTTGGGCACCAAGCCTCCCACCTGCCCTGGGCCAGGGTAGGGGCTGGCCCAGATTTACCTGGAGTCTCTTGGGCACAGGGTCAGGAGGCAGCGGCCTGGAGGGAGGGGCCGGGAAGCCAAGAGCACTAGCCTGCTGAAAGAGCAGGAGGAGCGGACAGGcagagtgggggcaggggggggggagagggagcgGAGAGACAGATGTGGGCAGAGAGGTGTTAGTGCTCAGGGATGGGCAGCCAGGGCCCCGGGGGGCAGTGGGGCTGTGCATGCGGTTATTCAGTTTCATGCAGAGGGGGTGACAAGTGGTGGAGTGGGCGTGCAGaccacctccacacacacacttctgtcaTCAGATCCAGAGGGCTCAGGGCAGGGGCACTCACCAGCCCTTCTACACATGGCGACCAGGGCCTCATCAGGTCCTGGCACACTGAAGGCCACTCTGAGCACCACCCCCTCATGCCCTCCAGGGGACATCACTGCTGGGAGCACAGGTAGACCCACCTTTCAAAGCCACTGGCTAGGCCAGCGCAAAGAGCACAGCACTCCCTCCTCTAGGTGACTGCCCCTCCCCAGTCCAGGCTGGACCCTGCTTCTCAGCCTGCAGCCAGGGgacgggaggggagggctggcccTGACTCCTCTGACTCTTGGGCAATGCAAGTCTTTCTCTGAGTCTAGAGCCTTCAATACCCGCCCCCCACCAGGGCCCAAGCTGGATGCCTGGCCAGGACTGGGCCCTCTCTCCTCTGGCATGCAGACTTACCTTGGCACCTGGCATCAGCAGAGCCCTCTGCGGGCGTCCTGGGCGTTCGGGGGGACCAGACTGGGCTGCCCTGAACATGGAGAAAGGCAAGGAGAGAGAGGGCCCAGCCTCAGACCCTGTTCTCCACCCATTTGCAGGCTTTGAGTGGGGTTAACCCTTTGTGGCCCCGTGGAGCACAGTGTAGGCCAAATCAGAAGTGGGAAGGGGAAGCTCATCAGCCTGAGGGAGGGCCCCACTTCAGCACTGGGGCTCCTGGAGAGAAATGATCCTAGCACCCCAGCTTCCCCACTTGGGTCTACATGTGAGGTGAAGGGTTACGGGGCACCTGTAGGGAAGGGCGATGTGTGTGGGGTGTGGTCTGGGGGGCTTGGGTTCAGAATCAGGTGTCAGGGGCTGCCcaagggcgggggtggggctccAGAGCTGTTGTCCTTAACAGCGATGTGGAGAAAGCTAGTAGTGGGGAGGCTGGTACCTGTATTGGCAGCTGGGTCCCTTAAGCTGGCAGAGTCTCTGGCGCAGGCGGGCACGGTGCCAGTAGCTGGCACCAAGCAGCACCAGGACCAGCAACAACAGGAGGCTGAGGGGCAGCCCTGTGGTCAGGGAGCTGGTGGCTGTGGGTGAAGGCAGGTTTGAAGGTGGGCAGGGCTAAGAACTCTACACCCAGGAAgaggtgggggggcagggaggtcAGGTGATCAGAGAAGGTGAAGGGGTCAGGGGTCACACAGAGTCAGGGAATCAGCAGCGAAGGGGTCAGAAAAAGAGGGGCAGTGAAGGATGCCGTCTCAGCTGCCCCTGTCCCCCACCTCATGCTACCTCTGATGTGGGTGGTGCAGTCTGGGGGCGCCCAACCCTCCTCACAGTGGCAGCGTCTGTTGCTGTCGCAGACCTAGGAGGTACAGGTTGAACAGTGAGGAGCTGTGCCCTCTGGGGCCGTGTTTCCCTGTCCCCAGCTTTTCAAGATCTCAGATGTCCGCAACTGGAAGGCGTGCTGAGAATGATAGTGTGGAGGGCGCCAGCGTTCTGGAGAGAGAGACTCTTTATCTGGGCCAGAGAAAATTAGATTGAACTCACATTGTGAGTGCCTTctatctgccaggcactgtgctagaagCCTCCATACTCATCTCATGTGCCCCCAGGaagtgggtactattattatgccCGTTAGttagaggaggaagctgagctcagagaggttaacaaCCTGCCCCGGATCCAACAGTTAAGATGTGGTAGAGCACGGATTAGAACCCAGGTGTGTCTGTTTCCAAAGCCCACCATTCTTTTCCTTCCCAGAGGCTCCCTGCTCCCCTTTCATCTCCCCCCATGCCAACTCACCCCATGCCCGTGGCATTTGCTTCGACATTCCTGTGTTCCCAGGATCTCCACCGGTTGGCATTGATGGTCGATGCACACCTGCCCGATGGCGAGAGAAGAGCAAAGATCACCTTCTCAGGAGCTTTACTGGCACTGGGAGGCCAACACAAACGAAGCCCACCCcgcttttacagatggggaaaccaaggctcagagggtAACGGGACTCTGCTCCATCTGAAGTGAGAATCTGAACTCCCCCCGGAGCCTGCACCTTCTTCACCGGTGGCTAGTGAGGCCTGGGCGCTGCCTGCAGCAGTCCAGATATCCCTCCCCACCTGGTGCTGCCCGCCTAGGCTGCTCACCAGGCCGGGGCCACAGGCTGTGCCAGGCAGAGTCATCAGGGGCTGGGCCACGTCGTTGCCCAGGTCCAGGTGTACCCAGCTGCAGTTCAGCTGGGTCCCGTTGGCTTCCAGCATCTCCCAGTGAAGATCCCGGGCTGAGCCCAGCAGAGGCTGGGCCCTCCCTCCCTGGCACTGGAGCTGCCCACAAATGGCATCTCTGGGGTTAGGGAGGAGGTGTAGGGTCAGTGGGGGTGGAGCCAAGACTCCCACAAACCCAGAGGAGGAGCCAGGTTCCCTCACTTACCTAGGGGCACAGGACACATAGCTGCCATCAGGGCTGCGCCCACAGCTCCCAAAGGCGTCCCCCCGAGTGTTGGCAGTAAGGAGGCAAAGTGGCGCGGCgggctgggccccaggccccCAGAGAGCCTGGCACTGCTGGGCATAGGAGGTACAGCGTCCTTGCATGCACACAGCCTGTCCACCAGCACACGGCTCACCGTCCCCCAGGCTGACATCAGGGGGGCACTGGGAGCTGTCTCCTGGGCAGAACTCGGGCAAGTCGCAGTCACCTCTGGTAGAGCGGCACTGCCAGCCGGCCGGGCGCAGCTGTGGAGGGTGGGTAAGCATCAATGTGGGTGCTGGGCAAATCCAGCCAGGCCCTGGGAGTCAGAATGACCTTTTCCACACTGGCCCCTGGCAGGTGGGCTCTGGGCAGCCAGTCCAGTCTGTGCCCACCTGGCAATTTTGACAACAGAGTCCATCGGACGCGCACTGTGCCCCTGGCCTCAGCTGGCAGGTGAAGTAATCACAGCAAGGATCAGTGCAGTCCTATGGGCAAGGGCACAGAGGGGCCGAGCGTCAGAGCAGTCTGGGCCTGAGAGCATGCCCTAACCCCCTCCCAGAGCCTGAACCCAAAAGGAtgcacacagcaaatgaagaccaGAGCCCAACAATCTATGTGCAGTCCCCGCagacagggaggtggggagaggggttcCTGTGGCTTGGAGACGGCTCATGAGCCAGGGTGAGGGCACAGAAGTGAGTGGGGCAAGGCTCTGGGTGAGGGGCTCACATCTGGGAAGCCACAGTCACACTGCTCGCCGGGCTCCACCAACATATTTCCGCAGACACTGGCCATAGAGGGCAGACCGGAGAGCCGTTCAAAGAGGCAGCTGCCCATTCCACCCAGGAGGGCTTTTTCCAGGGCCTGTCGGCTGCAGTTGCTGAAGTTCAGGCCTGGCAGGAAGCTGGCGATGGCGGCAAGGAAGGTTGGGGCTGCGGACggctccctgccccctgccccctgccctctccATCCTGCAGTTACTCACTCTGTCGAGGCCTCCATGATGCAGCTCTTGGCTGGGGCTGGACCTGGACAGGGGCAGCTATTCCCAGGTGAGTCATGGCCCAGGCCTAGGCTGTGGCCCAACTCGTGGGCTATTGAGGAGGCGACTCCCAGGATGCTTGTGGAGTGGTCCTGTCATTGGGGAGGGGATACCCCAGGTCCAGCACCAGCTTGACtgctcctcttctctcctcatcTGACCTCTTGGGCACTGAGCAAGCACCGCCTCCCTCCTTAAGTGCTTCTAAAGTAGGAGAAGAGCCCAGGCCTGGGTGGCAGGAAACCCGGGTTCTAGCTCACCTCTGTTACCCCTCTCTAGCTATATGGCCCTGGGCGAGCACCTTTGTTCTTTGGGCCTCAGCTACGTCCTCCGCCCCCAAGAAATGGGAAGAGCTCATAGGTGAAGACACGAATGGGCGGGCCACAGGCGGAGGGTATCCTGACAGCAGAGCCACGTCATGCACCCCGGCCCTCTATACCCTCAGCTTTGGGGTTGGTAACTTTGCTGGGGGTTTCAGTGAATACATGGTACCACATTTGGGAGGAGCTGAACGGGAATGGGGAGGAGACGTGGAAATAGCTCACCATGTTCACACCTCCTGAGAATTCAGGAGAACAGATGGAGTTCTGAATGGCCATGCCCACCATGGGCCCAGAGAATGAAGTGGCACTGCGGGATTGAGAGGGCGAAGGTTAGGGCCCAAAGCCAAGGTGGCCAGAGCTTCAGGGCCTCAGGTAGGGAGCTGGGATGTGAAATTTGCCAGGCCGGGGCAGGGCCGGAGCAGAGCTGGGCCCCGCTGGCTGAGCCTGGTGGGTCTTACGTCACCAGCTGGGCACTGTCGTGGGGCAACCGAGGCAGCAGGTCTGTCCGGCGCCAGCGGAGGAAGCTGTCTAGTGTGAGACCTGGGTCCTGGCTTATCTCTATCAGGTCACGCTGGGTCCAGGCCTCCAGGCCCACGAGCGCCACCCGGACATTCAGAGGCCTGAAGAACTGAAAGAGAAGTGGGGCTCAGGAGAGGGGTTCCCATGGTCGGGGGCCATAAGGATGCTACTGGGTCCCATACTCACTGTGTCCAGGAGGAGGGCCACTTCCAGGGTGCGGTTCAGCAGGCTCTGGAAGTCCCGGTACCTCTGGACCTGTGGGTCAAGAGAGGTGACCGTGAAAGGCAGCAGGGCAGGCAGAGGTCGGGGGAGGACTTGCAGGGGTCAGCAGGCTCACCTCGGAATGGTCAACCACAATCACCAGCTCAACAATCTTGGTCTCTGTCACCACGTCCCGCCTCCACTGTGGACAAGGGGAAGGCGCATCAGGCACACCCACCACACCCCACCAGCAGCCGCGTAGGGCTGACCAGGCTGTGTCCACAACCACTCTGTGTGGTCAGACAAGAGAGTGAagagcccattttacagagaaccTGAGAGGCCAGGGACTTGCCCAAGATAGACAAAGAAGAGGTTTAGAAGCTGGGAGTAGGGCCCTGCTCTTCTGGCttcaaattcagtgctttttcccaattaaaaaaaaataacagccaaCACCATCAAATACTTAACGTATGCCAGGCAGAGTTCTaagcatttacatatatacatgtatgtatatagatttatttaatcttcacagtaatcCTATAAGGTTAAGtagttttattatccccattgaaTAAATTAGGAAATTGGCTTCTTATTGCTTTATGATCAGTAACTATGTATTTGCTATATCCCAGTGAGAGCTCTCTGCATTTGGATCATAAGACAGATGAGGAGTTTGAGTCAAGTACCTGCATCCAAACCCTGGATATACCATTTATTAGTTGAATggccttggccaagtcacttaacctctctgagccacttTTCTCACTAAAATAGAGCTACAGATAGCACCTACCTCCCAGGGTTGCTGGGATCAGTAAAGGAGATAATGTTCACAAAGTGCCTGGTACTGGGAAGTTGCTCCATTAGCAGGAGCAGTTGTTACTGTGAACAAATAGCTCTGAGGGCCCGGGGGCCAGCCCTGGGGACAACAGAAGCCCAGCCCTCCTGCCATTCATCCTCACCCGGAGAAGGTGACGCTGTCCCAGGGGGTGCTCTGGTGGAGCCTGAGTGGGCACAGATGCAGGCCAGCTCAGGGCACAAGTGTGGCCTGCCAGGAGGAGGTCTTGGAGCCGGGAGATAACAGGGGGACCCTGGAggtccccaggccccagctccAGGGAGTAGCTTCTCTCTGGGGACAGGATCACCAAGCCCCTATGCAAAGATGCAGGAAGTCAGAAAACTTTTCAGCTCCATGCCTCGTTTACGCCCACTCTCTCCACCTTCGTGGAATTGACCCCTTGTACCTGAGCCCGGAGCAGGTGCAGACAGAGACCCAGGAGTCGGCGTGGCCCTGCACTTTTCCATGGTAGCAGCAGTTCTCCTATAGCAGAGAAACATGAGTGCCAACTGGAAGGCCAGGACAAGGTTTGAGCCCAGGAGGCTAGCCTGTGGGTGAGGATAGGCAGTGTCCTCCCATTCTCCAGGAACGGCACCTTCCAGTCgcccctttccttcttccctcggG
Proteins encoded in this region:
- the ADAM15 gene encoding disintegrin and metalloproteinase domain-containing protein 15 isoform X1; the protein is MRLALLWALGLLGAGSPLPSRPLPDIGGTEEKQARPERALNGSSEPQILQDNLTLSLAEVLQTSLPEALRIKLELDGESHILELLQNRELVSGRPTLVWYQPDGTRVVSEGHTLENCCYHGKVQGHADSWVSVCTCSGLRGLVILSPERSYSLELGPGDLQGPPVISRLQDLLLAGHTCALSWPASVPTQAPPEHPLGQRHLLRWRRDVVTETKIVELVIVVDHSEVQRYRDFQSLLNRTLEVALLLDTFFRPLNVRVALVGLEAWTQRDLIEISQDPGLTLDSFLRWRRTDLLPRLPHDSAQLVTATSFSGPMVGMAIQNSICSPEFSGGVNMDHSTSILGVASSIAHELGHSLGLGHDSPGNSCPCPGPAPAKSCIMEASTDFLPGLNFSNCSRQALEKALLGGMGSCLFERLSGLPSMASVCGNMLVEPGEQCDCGFPDDCTDPCCDYFTCQLRPGAQCASDGLCCQNCQLRPAGWQCRSTRGDCDLPEFCPGDSSQCPPDVSLGDGEPCAGGQAVCMQGRCTSYAQQCQALWGPGAQPAAPLCLLTANTRGDAFGSCGRSPDGSYVSCAPRDAICGQLQCQGGRAQPLLGSARDLHWEMLEANGTQLNCSWVHLDLGNDVAQPLMTLPGTACGPGLVCIDHQCQPVEILGTQECRSKCHGHGVCDSNRRCHCEEGWAPPDCTTHIRATSSLTTGLPLSLLLLLVLVLLGASYWHRARLRQRLCQLKGPSCQYRAAQSGPPERPGRPQRALLMPGAKQASALGFPAPPSRPLPPDPVPKRLQAELADRPNPPTRPLPADPVVRYPKSQGPTKPPPPRKPLPTDPPGQHPSADLPGPGAGIPPPVVPSRPAPPPPAVSSLYL
- the ADAM15 gene encoding disintegrin and metalloproteinase domain-containing protein 15 isoform X4, which codes for MRLALLWALGLLGAGSPLPSRPLPDIGGTEEKQARPERALNGSSEPQILQDNLTLSLAEVLQTSLPEALRIKLELDGESHILELLQNRELVSGRPTLVWYQPDGTRVVSEGHTLENCCYHGKVQGHADSWVSVCTCSGLRGLVILSPERSYSLELGPGDLQGPPVISRLQDLLLAGHTCALSWPASVPTQAPPEHPLGQRHLLRWRRDVVTETKIVELVIVVDHSEVQRYRDFQSLLNRTLEVALLLDTFFRPLNVRVALVGLEAWTQRDLIEISQDPGLTLDSFLRWRRTDLLPRLPHDSAQLVTATSFSGPMVGMAIQNSICSPEFSGGVNMDHSTSILGVASSIAHELGHSLGLGHDSPGNSCPCPGPAPAKSCIMEASTDFLPGLNFSNCSRQALEKALLGGMGSCLFERLSGLPSMASVCGNMLVEPGEQCDCGFPDDCTDPCCDYFTCQLRPGAQCASDGLCCQNCQLRPAGWQCRSTRGDCDLPEFCPGDSSQCPPDVSLGDGEPCAGGQAVCMQGRCTSYAQQCQALWGPGAQPAAPLCLLTANTRGDAFGSCGRSPDGSYVSCAPRDAICGQLQCQGGRAQPLLGSARDLHWEMLEANGTQLNCSWVHLDLGNDVAQPLMTLPGTACGPGLVCIDHQCQPVEILGTQECRSKCHGHGVCDSNRRCHCEEGWAPPDCTTHIRATSSLTTGLPLSLLLLLVLVLLGASYWHRARLRQRLCQLKGPSCQYRAAQSGPPERPGRPQRALLMPGAKAELADRPNPPTRPLPADPVVRYPKSQGPTKPPPPRKPLPTDPPGQHPSADLPGPGAGIPPPVVPSRPAPPPPAVSSLYL
- the ADAM15 gene encoding disintegrin and metalloproteinase domain-containing protein 15 isoform X2, coding for MRLALLWALGLLGAGSPLPSRPLPDIGGTEEKQARPERALNGSSEPQILQDNLTLSLAEVLQTSLPEALRIKLELDGESHILELLQNRELVSGRPTLVWYQPDGTRVVSEGHTLENCCYHGKVQGHADSWVSVCTCSGLRGLVILSPERSYSLELGPGDLQGPPVISRLQDLLLAGHTCALSWPASVPTQAPPEHPLGQRHLLRWRRDVVTETKIVELVIVVDHSEVQRYRDFQSLLNRTLEVALLLDTFFRPLNVRVALVGLEAWTQRDLIEISQDPGLTLDSFLRWRRTDLLPRLPHDSAQLVTATSFSGPMVGMAIQNSICSPEFSGGVNMDHSTSILGVASSIAHELGHSLGLGHDSPGNSCPCPGPAPAKSCIMEASTDFLPGLNFSNCSRQALEKALLGGMGSCLFERLSGLPSMASVCGNMLVEPGEQCDCGFPDDCTDPCCDYFTCQLRPGAQCASDGLCCQNCQLRPAGWQCRSTRGDCDLPEFCPGDSSQCPPDVSLGDGEPCAGGQAVCMQGRCTSYAQQCQALWGPGAQPAAPLCLLTANTRGDAFGSCGRSPDGSYVSCAPRDAICGQLQCQGGRAQPLLGSARDLHWEMLEANGTQLNCSWVHLDLGNDVAQPLMTLPGTACGPGLVCIDHQCQPVEILGTQECRSKCHGHGVCDSNRRCHCEEGWAPPDCTTHIRATSSLTTGLPLSLLLLLVLVLLGASYWHRARLRQRLCQLKGPSCQYRAAQSGPPERPGRPQRALLMPGAKASALGFPAPPSRPLPPDPVPKRLQAELADRPNPPTRPLPADPVVRYPKSQGPTKPPPPRKPLPTDPPGQHPSADLPGPGAGIPPPVVPSRPAPPPPAVSSLYL
- the ADAM15 gene encoding disintegrin and metalloproteinase domain-containing protein 15 isoform X3; protein product: MRLALLWALGLLGAGSPLPSRPLPDIGGTEEKQARPERALNGSSEPQILQDNLTLSLAEVLQTSLPEALRIKLELDGESHILELLQNRELVSGRPTLVWYQPDGTRVVSEGHTLENCCYHGKVQGHADSWVSVCTCSGLRGLVILSPERSYSLELGPGDLQGPPVISRLQDLLLAGHTCALSWPASVPTQAPPEHPLGQRHLLRWRRDVVTETKIVELVIVVDHSEVQRYRDFQSLLNRTLEVALLLDTFFRPLNVRVALVGLEAWTQRDLIEISQDPGLTLDSFLRWRRTDLLPRLPHDSAQLVTATSFSGPMVGMAIQNSICSPEFSGGVNMDHSTSILGVASSIAHELGHSLGLGHDSPGNSCPCPGPAPAKSCIMEASTDFLPGLNFSNCSRQALEKALLGGMGSCLFERLSGLPSMASVCGNMLVEPGEQCDCGFPDDCTDPCCDYFTCQLRPGAQCASDGLCCQNCQLRPAGWQCRSTRGDCDLPEFCPGDSSQCPPDVSLGDGEPCAGGQAVCMQGRCTSYAQQCQALWGPGAQPAAPLCLLTANTRGDAFGSCGRSPDGSYVSCAPRDAICGQLQCQGGRAQPLLGSARDLHWEMLEANGTQLNCSWVHLDLGNDVAQPLMTLPGTACGPGLVCIDHQCQPVEILGTQECRSKCHGHGVCDSNRRCHCEEGWAPPDCTTHIRATSSLTTGLPLSLLLLLVLVLLGASYWHRARLRQRLCQLKGPSCQYRAAQSGPPERPGRPQRALLMPGAKQASALGFPAPPSRPLPPDPVPKRLQSQGPTKPPPPRKPLPTDPPGQHPSADLPGPGAGIPPPVVPSRPAPPPPAVSSLYL
- the ADAM15 gene encoding disintegrin and metalloproteinase domain-containing protein 15 isoform X5 translates to MRLALLWALGLLGAGSPLPSRPLPDIGGTEEKQARPERALNGSSEPQILQDNLTLSLAEVLQTSLPEALRIKLELDGESHILELLQNRELVSGRPTLVWYQPDGTRVVSEGHTLENCCYHGKVQGHADSWVSVCTCSGLRGLVILSPERSYSLELGPGDLQGPPVISRLQDLLLAGHTCALSWPASVPTQAPPEHPLGQRHLLRWRRDVVTETKIVELVIVVDHSEVQRYRDFQSLLNRTLEVALLLDTFFRPLNVRVALVGLEAWTQRDLIEISQDPGLTLDSFLRWRRTDLLPRLPHDSAQLVTATSFSGPMVGMAIQNSICSPEFSGGVNMDHSTSILGVASSIAHELGHSLGLGHDSPGNSCPCPGPAPAKSCIMEASTDFLPGLNFSNCSRQALEKALLGGMGSCLFERLSGLPSMASVCGNMLVEPGEQCDCGFPDDCTDPCCDYFTCQLRPGAQCASDGLCCQNCQLRPAGWQCRSTRGDCDLPEFCPGDSSQCPPDVSLGDGEPCAGGQAVCMQGRCTSYAQQCQALWGPGAQPAAPLCLLTANTRGDAFGSCGRSPDGSYVSCAPRDAICGQLQCQGGRAQPLLGSARDLHWEMLEANGTQLNCSWVHLDLGNDVAQPLMTLPGTACGPGLVCIDHQCQPVEILGTQECRSKCHGHGVCDSNRRCHCEEGWAPPDCTTHIRATSSLTTGLPLSLLLLLVLVLLGASYWHRARLRQRLCQLKGPSCQYRAAQSGPPERPGRPQRALLMPGAKASALGFPAPPSRPLPPDPVPKRLQSQGPTKPPPPRKPLPTDPPGQHPSADLPGPGAGIPPPVVPSRPAPPPPAVSSLYL
- the ADAM15 gene encoding disintegrin and metalloproteinase domain-containing protein 15 isoform X6 is translated as MRLALLWALGLLGAGSPLPSRPLPDIGGTEEKQARPERALNGSSEPQILQDNLTLSLAEVLQTSLPEALRIKLELDGESHILELLQNRELVSGRPTLVWYQPDGTRVVSEGHTLENCCYHGKVQGHADSWVSVCTCSGLRGLVILSPERSYSLELGPGDLQGPPVISRLQDLLLAGHTCALSWPASVPTQAPPEHPLGQRHLLRWRRDVVTETKIVELVIVVDHSEVQRYRDFQSLLNRTLEVALLLDTFFRPLNVRVALVGLEAWTQRDLIEISQDPGLTLDSFLRWRRTDLLPRLPHDSAQLVTATSFSGPMVGMAIQNSICSPEFSGGVNMDHSTSILGVASSIAHELGHSLGLGHDSPGNSCPCPGPAPAKSCIMEASTDFLPGLNFSNCSRQALEKALLGGMGSCLFERLSGLPSMASVCGNMLVEPGEQCDCGFPDDCTDPCCDYFTCQLRPGAQCASDGLCCQNCQLRPAGWQCRSTRGDCDLPEFCPGDSSQCPPDVSLGDGEPCAGGQAVCMQGRCTSYAQQCQALWGPGAQPAAPLCLLTANTRGDAFGSCGRSPDGSYVSCAPRDAICGQLQCQGGRAQPLLGSARDLHWEMLEANGTQLNCSWVHLDLGNDVAQPLMTLPGTACGPGLVCIDHQCQPVEILGTQECRSKCHGHGVCDSNRRCHCEEGWAPPDCTTHIRATSSLTTGLPLSLLLLLVLVLLGASYWHRARLRQRLCQLKGPSCQYRAAQSGPPERPGRPQRALLMPGAKSQGPTKPPPPRKPLPTDPPGQHPSADLPGPGAGIPPPVVPSRPAPPPPAVSSLYL